One segment of Leuconostoc lactis DNA contains the following:
- a CDS encoding RrF2 family transcriptional regulator, translating to MKMSYAVEQSLVVLVMLALQKDALPVKSYLLSNRLEVSESYLKKTMRKLVVAGIVEAIASKEGGFKLARSIADITLLDVYEAIEGDGSFIHSTQLADRIFLSQASEQPTVAVQQALDVAVDDVLSVFNDAEQDFKNRLQNYTIAKLLRHVNADNFEKIDWRQIHLT from the coding sequence ATGAAAATGTCATATGCAGTGGAGCAAAGCTTAGTGGTATTAGTCATGTTAGCTTTGCAAAAGGACGCCTTACCGGTGAAAAGTTACTTATTGAGTAATCGCCTAGAAGTGTCGGAATCTTATTTGAAGAAGACGATGCGTAAGCTTGTAGTGGCAGGCATTGTTGAAGCGATTGCGAGTAAAGAGGGTGGCTTTAAATTAGCGCGATCGATTGCTGATATTACATTACTTGATGTTTATGAGGCGATTGAGGGCGATGGTAGTTTCATTCATTCAACGCAACTAGCGGATCGTATTTTCTTGAGTCAAGCTTCCGAGCAACCGACAGTAGCTGTGCAACAAGCATTGGATGTTGCGGTTGACGACGTGTTGAGTGTCTTCAACGACGCAGAACAAGATTTCAAAAACCGCTTACAGAATTATACAATTGCTAAATTATTGCGCCACGTGAACGCAGATAATTTTGAAAAAATTGACTGGCGACAGATTCATCTCACATAA
- a CDS encoding beta-glucoside-specific PTS transporter subunit IIABC yields MAKYTELAEDILAHVGGSENVNGLRHCVTRLRFNLKDESLADTEYLQQRDGVVTVVKAGGQYQVVIGNQVPDVYDEVVKVGHLPVGGEAAADTEDTSGSKGNWFDRFIDVVSNLFQPILGALAAAGILKGITAILAAAGMPKTDSVYVVMNAIGDGLFQYLPMLLAVTAANKFKMNVYTALAIAGALVYPGLPQLLATAKPFMSLTIQIPAGGYYSTVLPIILAIYVASKIERFMKRHTHDNVKMFFVPMVTIFVTLWLTFLVVGPIANTASNAVGAFFIAVYNMSPILYGFAMGAGWQILVMFGLHWGIVPLIITQIATMGYSPLMAAAALPNFTQTGALTGVWVKTKEKKVKTGVIPAIISSIFGVTEPAIYGYSLPMKTPFIVSIISSGIVGAYLGYFKVLTYINGGLGIFMYPSYIGPNGSLTGVMHMIIGTILAIVLSFVGMMFVKVPKLYDKSVPATAGTTSSTQGTSAQVELQSETIKSPLAGKTVALADVADEVFASGAMGQGIAIDPSQGEIVAPTAGEVKILFPTKHAIGFVTENGAELLIHIGMNTVELNGQHFTAHVAQGDHVKAGQKLVSFDVAAIQAAGYPVVTPVIVTNSPQYVAIETTNEPTVTTASDLIFLKK; encoded by the coding sequence ATGGCTAAATATACAGAGTTAGCTGAAGATATTTTAGCGCATGTTGGCGGTAGCGAAAACGTGAACGGTCTGCGACACTGTGTGACGCGCTTACGGTTCAATCTCAAAGACGAGAGTTTGGCTGATACCGAATATTTGCAACAACGTGATGGCGTTGTGACCGTGGTGAAAGCTGGTGGTCAATATCAAGTTGTGATTGGTAATCAGGTGCCGGATGTTTATGATGAAGTGGTGAAAGTGGGGCATCTCCCCGTTGGTGGTGAGGCGGCAGCTGACACTGAAGATACGTCGGGATCAAAAGGGAATTGGTTTGATCGTTTTATTGATGTCGTGTCAAACTTGTTTCAACCTATTTTGGGCGCATTGGCCGCTGCCGGTATTTTAAAAGGCATCACGGCAATTTTAGCCGCTGCTGGCATGCCAAAAACTGATAGTGTCTATGTGGTGATGAACGCGATTGGGGATGGTTTGTTCCAGTATCTCCCCATGCTATTAGCCGTCACTGCTGCTAATAAATTTAAAATGAATGTTTACACAGCGTTGGCTATTGCTGGTGCGCTGGTTTATCCAGGGTTACCCCAGTTATTAGCCACTGCTAAACCATTTATGAGCTTGACGATTCAAATACCAGCGGGTGGTTATTACAGTACGGTTTTACCGATTATTTTGGCAATCTATGTGGCTTCAAAGATTGAACGATTTATGAAGCGCCATACGCATGATAACGTGAAGATGTTCTTTGTCCCAATGGTGACGATTTTTGTCACGTTGTGGTTGACGTTCTTAGTTGTTGGACCGATTGCCAATACGGCTTCTAACGCCGTCGGCGCTTTCTTTATCGCCGTTTATAACATGAGCCCAATCTTGTATGGCTTTGCCATGGGTGCGGGTTGGCAGATTCTGGTCATGTTTGGCCTACATTGGGGAATTGTCCCATTGATAATCACACAAATTGCCACAATGGGTTATTCACCATTGATGGCAGCCGCCGCTTTGCCAAACTTCACTCAAACGGGTGCGTTGACTGGTGTTTGGGTTAAGACAAAGGAAAAAAAGGTGAAGACAGGGGTTATCCCAGCCATTATTTCATCAATCTTTGGTGTAACAGAACCAGCGATTTACGGTTATTCATTACCTATGAAAACGCCGTTTATTGTCTCGATTATTTCTTCCGGTATTGTCGGCGCCTATCTAGGTTACTTTAAGGTCTTAACTTATATCAACGGTGGTTTGGGTATCTTTATGTATCCATCTTATATCGGACCAAATGGTAGCTTGACGGGTGTGATGCACATGATTATTGGCACGATTTTGGCGATTGTCCTTAGCTTTGTGGGAATGATGTTTGTCAAAGTGCCAAAGCTTTACGATAAGTCAGTCCCAGCCACTGCTGGTACGACGTCAAGTACTCAAGGAACATCAGCTCAGGTCGAACTACAGAGTGAAACAATCAAGAGCCCGTTGGCTGGTAAGACAGTTGCTTTGGCAGACGTAGCCGATGAAGTCTTTGCTTCGGGGGCAATGGGACAAGGGATTGCTATTGATCCGAGTCAAGGCGAAATTGTGGCACCAACAGCAGGTGAAGTAAAGATTTTGTTCCCAACCAAGCATGCGATTGGCTTTGTCACGGAAAATGGTGCTGAATTGTTAATCCATATTGGCATGAATACCGTGGAATTAAATGGCCAACATTTCACCGCACACGTTGCTCAGGGCGATCACGTGAAAGCAGGTCAAAAGTTAGTATCATTTGACGTTGCGGCCATTCAAGCTGCGGGCTATCCGGTGGTAACCCCAGTGATTGTGACAAATTCGCCGCAATATGTCGCGATTGAAACGACCAATGAACCAACTGTCACGACAGCAAGTGACTTGATTTTCCTGAAAAAATAA
- a CDS encoding NrtR DNA-binding winged helix domain-containing protein: protein MTTTPIEKPRITITNVIWSLDPETLAVKLLLIKRADSPFQNFWALPETWLRVDESAHEATLRLVKEKLGLDLPNVHAEQLATFTEPNRSPGERALSLSYMTFLPSYPTLQPGPGALDAQWFTLKKHPSGLFSFKYQDLAFQTLVADDYITHQDPTKRLAFDHNWILTVATQRIINKLDYQPTILLILGSDFTLKMARHVFESFGKKEPDNSNFLRNHQHLLRPLGSSSQNRPGRPAKKYQLLIQ, encoded by the coding sequence ATGACCACAACGCCAATTGAAAAACCACGCATTACCATCACAAATGTTATCTGGAGTCTCGACCCCGAGACACTAGCGGTGAAACTCCTATTAATCAAACGTGCAGACAGCCCTTTCCAGAATTTTTGGGCATTACCTGAGACTTGGTTACGTGTCGATGAGAGTGCCCACGAGGCCACTTTGCGGCTTGTTAAAGAAAAACTCGGTCTCGACTTGCCCAATGTCCACGCTGAACAGCTGGCAACATTTACCGAGCCTAACCGCTCGCCCGGCGAACGTGCCTTGTCACTCAGCTATATGACCTTCTTACCAAGTTATCCGACACTCCAGCCCGGGCCTGGTGCGCTGGATGCCCAGTGGTTTACGCTGAAAAAACACCCGTCAGGCTTATTTAGCTTCAAGTATCAGGATTTAGCTTTCCAAACACTCGTTGCCGATGACTACATCACCCACCAGGATCCAACCAAGCGTCTCGCTTTTGACCACAATTGGATTCTCACCGTTGCTACCCAGCGCATTATCAATAAATTAGACTATCAACCGACCATTTTGCTGATTTTGGGATCGGACTTTACGCTTAAAATGGCGCGCCATGTTTTTGAAAGTTTTGGTAAAAAAGAGCCTGATAATTCTAACTTTTTACGGAATCATCAACACTTACTGCGACCACTTGGTTCAAGTAGCCAAAATCGCCCCGGCCGCCCAGCTAAAAAATATCAGTTGCTTATTCAATAA
- a CDS encoding MFS transporter, with protein MVNSKRLLLVVGTAWMIDALDVALLSFMMPLLKTEWTLNETQLGLVGAITSVGMMIGALLCGKLSDRFGRRRVLMWTLVLFSLSNLALAFAPNLAWFMVIRFITGVGLGGELPVAAALIADHYTGTKRHQMLVLVDSFWAYGWIIASLIAFLIIPHFGWRTAALLTASLSLYAWYLRHHLPEDTITPKQQATPAFRTLWSPEHRWPLLNISLVWFIIMLTYYGIFLWLPSVLVLRGFSVVRSLGYTLGMSIAQLPGYYLAAYLLTKINLKKLLSIYLLGTIVASLVFGLAHSTPVILIAGAWLSFFDLGAWGILIALTPSLFPQAIRGTAMGSAQSVGRLGATIGPFLVGWLLDANFGISGVFGLFVGLLLIAMALIIFGIKNQNSQIN; from the coding sequence ATGGTCAATTCAAAACGTCTGTTGCTCGTCGTCGGCACTGCCTGGATGATCGATGCGCTAGACGTCGCTTTATTGTCGTTTATGATGCCCCTATTGAAGACAGAATGGACGCTAAACGAGACCCAGCTTGGGTTAGTCGGTGCCATCACGTCTGTGGGTATGATGATTGGTGCGTTGTTGTGTGGTAAATTATCGGATCGTTTTGGGCGCAGACGCGTCCTGATGTGGACGCTCGTCCTGTTTTCTTTGAGTAATTTAGCGCTGGCTTTTGCCCCAAACCTCGCCTGGTTTATGGTGATTCGCTTTATTACCGGGGTTGGTTTAGGTGGTGAATTACCCGTTGCAGCAGCCCTGATTGCGGATCACTATACCGGTACCAAGCGCCATCAAATGTTGGTGTTAGTCGATAGTTTTTGGGCTTATGGTTGGATTATCGCTTCACTAATCGCGTTTTTAATTATCCCCCACTTTGGTTGGCGTACGGCGGCACTCTTGACCGCTAGTTTGTCACTTTATGCCTGGTATCTCAGGCATCATCTCCCAGAAGATACAATCACGCCCAAGCAACAAGCAACACCCGCCTTTCGGACATTATGGTCACCCGAACACCGCTGGCCATTGCTTAATATCAGTCTGGTCTGGTTCATCATCATGTTAACGTACTATGGGATTTTCCTCTGGTTGCCAAGTGTGTTGGTTTTACGCGGCTTTTCCGTTGTGCGCTCACTTGGTTATACCCTAGGTATGAGCATTGCCCAATTACCCGGTTACTATTTAGCCGCCTATCTCTTAACTAAAATCAACTTAAAAAAATTACTCAGTATTTATCTGCTGGGAACAATCGTTGCCAGCCTCGTTTTTGGTCTGGCACACAGCACGCCAGTGATTCTGATTGCTGGTGCTTGGTTATCGTTCTTTGACCTTGGTGCCTGGGGCATTCTGATCGCCTTAACGCCCAGCCTCTTTCCCCAAGCCATTCGTGGCACCGCAATGGGGTCAGCCCAATCCGTTGGCCGTTTAGGGGCAACCATCGGACCATTCTTGGTCGGCTGGTTACTCGATGCCAATTTTGGTATCAGTGGCGTTTTCGGCCTCTTTGTCGGCCTACTATTGATAGCCATGGCACTGATTATTTTTGGGATTAAAAACCAAAACTCCCAGATAAATTAA
- a CDS encoding (S)-acetoin forming diacetyl reductase — protein MTKVALVTGAGQGIGQAIAERLVKDGFKVAVVGRHLDKVQKVADKINDNGGEAIAIQADVAKRAEVFAAVAETKEKFGEFNVIVNNAGVAPTTPIMSVTEEDMNWTWGINVNGVVWGTQAAADAFMSLGHGGKIINATSQAGVQGNPNLTAYGSTKFAIRGITQTTAKELAEFGITVNAFAPGIVKTPMMWDIAHEVGQNAGKDDEWGMAQFSDGIALGRLSEPEDVANVVSFLAGEDSNYVTGQTIVVDGGMVFH, from the coding sequence ATGACGAAAGTAGCATTAGTAACAGGAGCTGGACAAGGTATTGGACAAGCGATTGCGGAACGATTGGTTAAGGATGGCTTTAAGGTAGCAGTTGTTGGCCGTCATTTAGACAAAGTGCAGAAAGTAGCGGATAAGATTAACGACAACGGTGGCGAAGCCATTGCGATTCAGGCAGACGTAGCAAAACGTGCGGAGGTTTTTGCAGCAGTTGCTGAAACAAAAGAAAAATTTGGTGAATTCAATGTTATCGTCAATAACGCAGGCGTGGCACCAACAACGCCAATTATGTCGGTTACTGAAGAAGATATGAACTGGACTTGGGGGATTAATGTGAATGGTGTAGTCTGGGGGACACAGGCAGCCGCGGATGCCTTTATGTCACTTGGACACGGCGGTAAAATTATTAACGCAACATCTCAAGCGGGCGTACAAGGAAATCCTAATTTGACGGCGTATGGTTCAACGAAATTTGCGATTCGCGGTATTACTCAAACCACAGCTAAGGAATTAGCTGAATTTGGTATCACGGTGAATGCCTTTGCGCCAGGAATTGTTAAAACACCAATGATGTGGGACATTGCGCACGAAGTCGGGCAAAATGCTGGCAAAGATGATGAGTGGGGGATGGCACAATTCTCTGATGGGATTGCGCTTGGTCGTTTGAGTGAACCTGAAGATGTTGCTAATGTCGTGAGTTTCCTAGCTGGAGAAGATTCTAACTATGTGACTGGGCAAACAATTGTTGTTGACGGTGGCATGGTATTCCATTAA
- a CDS encoding DUF805 domain-containing protein, with amino-acid sequence MTAWGALADFFKQYTNFRGTSSRRAFNWVVWFWGSVSIIVASIIVAVARLGAFFGRQAAAQTETSAVEATVMLVVMVSCFMSIIVVLPTVALYTRRLHDMGYSGWWQVVPLSLNILFVSLLLIDHLQLPILMKMWWLPVIVSLLLTAWLSLGKTSTSQRYR; translated from the coding sequence ATGACAGCGTGGGGGGCCTTAGCTGACTTTTTTAAGCAGTATACCAATTTTCGTGGGACAAGTTCACGTCGTGCGTTCAATTGGGTTGTGTGGTTTTGGGGGAGTGTGTCTATTATTGTGGCCAGCATCATTGTGGCAGTCGCTCGGCTAGGTGCCTTTTTTGGCCGGCAAGCTGCGGCACAAACGGAAACGAGTGCGGTTGAAGCAACGGTGATGCTTGTTGTGATGGTGTCGTGTTTTATGTCAATCATTGTTGTTTTGCCAACCGTAGCTTTATACACGAGAAGGTTACATGATATGGGTTATTCAGGGTGGTGGCAAGTTGTACCGTTGAGCCTGAATATTTTATTTGTCAGTCTATTGTTAATCGATCACTTGCAATTACCAATATTGATGAAAATGTGGTGGTTACCAGTGATAGTGAGTTTATTACTGACAGCTTGGCTGTCGCTAGGAAAAACTAGTACAAGTCAGCGTTATCGTTAA
- the adhE gene encoding bifunctional acetaldehyde-CoA/alcohol dehydrogenase produces the protein MVDSNEKKPAKKALTPEEKAELQAQAEKMTAELVEKSQKALAEFSTYTQEQVDKIVAAMALAGSENSLLLAHEAHDETGRGVVEDKDTKNRFASESVYNAIKFDKTVGVISEDKIQGKVEVAAPLGVLAGIVPTTNPTSTTIFKAMLTAKTRNTIIFAFHPQAQKASAHAAQIVYEAAVKAGAPKNFIQWIETPSIYATTALIQNPGIASILATGGPSMVNAALKSGNPSMGVGAGNGAVYIDATVDTDRAVSDLLLSKRFDNGMICATENSAVIQAPVYDEILQKLQEQGAYLVPKKDYKKIADFVFKPNAEGFGVAGPVAGMSGRWIAEQAGVKIPEGKDVLLFELDRKNIGEALSSEKLSPLLSLYKVDTREEAIDTVQALLDYQGAGHNAAIQIGSQDDPFIKEYADAIGASRILVNQPDSIGGVGDIYTDAMRPSLTLGTGSWGKNSLSHNLSTYDLLNIKTVARRRNRPQWIRLPKEVYYEANAITYLQDLPSVKRAFIVADPGMVQFGFVGKVLSQLELRQEQVETSIYGSVQPDPTLSQAVEIARQMADFKPDTVILLGGGSALDAGKIGRFLYEYSTRHEGILSDEEGIKELFMELQQKFMDIRKRIVKFYHARLTQMVAIPTTSGTGSEVTPFAVITDDETHVKYPLADYELTPEVAIVDPEFVMTVPKRTVAFSGLDALSHAFESYVSVMASEFTRPWALEAIKLIFENLTTSYNYDPKNPTKEGQNARTKMHYASTLAGMSFANAFLGINHSLAHKIGGEFGLAHGLSIAIAMPHVIKFNAVTGNVKRTPYPRYETYTAQKDYADIARYLGLKGNTDAELVESLIAAVKDLAKSIDVDLTLSENGVTEATLMKSVDQLTDLVYNDQCTPGNPRQPSLAEIKQLLIDMI, from the coding sequence ATGGTAGACTCAAATGAAAAGAAGCCCGCAAAGAAGGCTTTGACGCCAGAAGAAAAGGCGGAATTACAAGCACAAGCTGAAAAAATGACAGCAGAATTGGTTGAAAAGTCTCAAAAGGCTTTGGCTGAATTCTCAACATATACACAAGAACAAGTTGATAAGATTGTTGCAGCAATGGCATTGGCTGGATCAGAAAACTCATTGCTATTGGCGCACGAAGCACACGACGAAACTGGTCGTGGAGTTGTTGAAGATAAGGATACAAAGAACCGTTTTGCTTCAGAATCTGTTTATAACGCCATCAAGTTTGATAAGACAGTTGGTGTCATTAGTGAAGATAAAATCCAAGGAAAGGTTGAAGTAGCTGCACCACTTGGTGTATTGGCTGGTATCGTACCAACAACTAATCCAACGTCAACAACAATCTTTAAGGCAATGTTGACAGCAAAGACACGTAACACAATTATCTTTGCTTTCCATCCACAAGCACAAAAGGCTTCAGCCCACGCTGCACAAATTGTTTATGAAGCAGCGGTGAAGGCTGGCGCACCTAAGAACTTCATCCAATGGATTGAAACACCATCAATTTATGCAACAACAGCTTTGATCCAAAACCCAGGTATTGCCTCAATCTTGGCTACTGGTGGCCCATCAATGGTTAACGCAGCCTTGAAGTCAGGTAACCCTTCAATGGGTGTTGGTGCCGGTAACGGTGCGGTTTATATCGATGCAACTGTTGACACAGACCGTGCGGTATCTGACTTGTTGTTGTCAAAGCGTTTTGATAACGGTATGATCTGTGCCACTGAAAACTCAGCGGTTATCCAAGCTCCTGTTTATGATGAAATTTTGCAAAAGTTGCAAGAACAAGGTGCTTACTTGGTACCTAAGAAGGACTACAAGAAGATTGCTGACTTCGTCTTCAAGCCAAATGCAGAAGGCTTTGGTGTTGCTGGTCCAGTTGCTGGTATGTCAGGTCGTTGGATTGCTGAACAAGCTGGTGTTAAGATTCCTGAAGGTAAGGATGTCTTGTTGTTTGAATTAGACCGCAAGAACATCGGTGAAGCCTTGTCATCAGAAAAGCTATCACCATTGTTGTCACTTTATAAGGTCGACACACGTGAAGAAGCTATCGACACTGTACAAGCACTCTTAGACTATCAAGGTGCCGGACACAACGCGGCTATTCAAATCGGATCACAAGATGATCCATTTATTAAGGAATATGCTGATGCTATCGGTGCATCACGTATCTTGGTTAACCAACCAGATTCAATCGGTGGTGTCGGTGATATCTATACAGATGCTATGCGCCCATCATTGACGCTTGGTACCGGATCATGGGGGAAGAATTCATTGTCTCACAACTTGTCAACATACGATTTGCTTAATATTAAAACAGTGGCGCGTCGTCGTAACCGTCCACAGTGGATTCGTTTGCCAAAGGAAGTTTACTACGAAGCTAACGCAATCACTTATTTGCAAGATTTGCCATCAGTTAAGCGTGCCTTCATCGTGGCCGATCCAGGTATGGTACAATTCGGCTTCGTTGGTAAGGTTTTGAGCCAATTAGAATTGCGTCAAGAACAAGTTGAAACATCAATCTATGGCTCAGTACAACCAGACCCAACATTGTCACAAGCGGTTGAAATTGCACGTCAAATGGCTGACTTCAAGCCTGATACTGTTATCTTGCTTGGTGGTGGTTCAGCGCTTGATGCCGGTAAGATTGGTCGCTTCTTGTACGAATACTCAACACGTCACGAAGGTATTTTGTCAGACGAAGAAGGTATCAAGGAATTGTTCATGGAATTGCAACAAAAGTTCATGGACATCCGTAAGCGTATCGTGAAGTTCTACCACGCACGTTTGACACAAATGGTTGCCATTCCAACAACATCAGGTACTGGTTCTGAAGTGACACCATTCGCCGTTATTACAGACGATGAAACACACGTGAAGTATCCATTGGCCGATTACGAATTGACACCAGAAGTCGCTATTGTCGACCCAGAATTCGTAATGACTGTGCCAAAGCGTACAGTTGCCTTCTCAGGATTGGATGCTTTGTCACATGCCTTTGAATCATATGTTTCAGTGATGGCATCAGAATTCACACGCCCATGGGCTTTGGAAGCTATCAAGTTGATTTTTGAAAACTTGACAACATCATACAACTACGATCCAAAGAACCCAACAAAGGAAGGTCAAAACGCACGTACGAAGATGCACTATGCTTCAACACTTGCTGGTATGTCATTTGCCAACGCCTTCCTTGGTATCAACCACTCACTTGCACACAAGATTGGTGGTGAATTCGGTTTGGCTCACGGTTTGTCAATCGCGATTGCTATGCCACATGTGATTAAGTTCAATGCTGTGACAGGTAACGTTAAGCGCACACCATATCCTCGCTATGAAACATACACAGCACAAAAGGATTACGCTGATATCGCCCGCTACCTTGGCTTGAAGGGTAACACAGATGCTGAATTGGTAGAATCATTGATTGCCGCAGTGAAGGACTTGGCTAAGTCAATCGACGTTGACTTGACATTGTCAGAAAACGGCGTTACTGAAGCTACTTTGATGAAGAGTGTTGATCAATTGACAGATCTTGTCTACAATGATCAGTGCACGCCTGGTAACCCACGCCAACCAAGCTTAGCTGAAATCAAGCAACTTTTGATTGACATGATTTAA
- a CDS encoding YhgE/Pip family protein has product MKFWQSEEWQRIGKLRGLKLLLVGIAMIPSIYAVIFLSSLWDTYGRLDHLPVAIVNNDQPAKINGKTQHLGQDLTDKLLREQPLKLREVSSQQARDGLASGHYYMTITIPKNFTRNAGTLLSDQPKYAKIAIAQNAGQSFIAEKMTSSAAVKIQDSVNRSLQSVYNKTILSATAASQKGFLAGSDGARQLNNGLGQLADGSRQLNNGAQALSQGTSTLATGLAQYTQGVAQANGGAGQLASGAATAANGANQLAVGTSQLAQNAPKLAVGSQQVADGAQQLATKLQELSDGIVQGQSAKASQLKALEDGLTTLTQSVNAIKLPETPDTQAMTQAGQDLQAGLTGASTDAAQLGKLANDPKFQAFLAANPDIAQQFSATTNDLKGHLTQSGQAAASLANSLAQLKGLLPKLDGFKTKLAQLQAGVAQAQAGNKAAIDGLNGSLTQLSQLLSQQFVPAAQKLATGAGQVNAGQQQVTTAAAQLQAGAGQLAQGNGQLSAGAAQLNRGLGQLTAKNGQLTTGAGQLNQGTQQLTTGTAQAVSALGQAQDGTMTLAAKLADGAIQLDQIHSQPSNVKALTQPVKQTQKNYSNVDNNGTGMTPYMMSVGLFVGMITFSAIYDFVTVAKKPRSGFAWWADKQTVNIPVWIAQALIITTLLLLVDGLHPENVVMLYIVALVVAFAFNQFVLLFSIMFGKLGSGLMIVALVLQLSASAGSYPIELSNGFFQAIHPWMPMTYSVHAFREVISIGGHVGGDLAVLLTIGVVSMVLTWGVYHWKLQHNALIWPNQTETTN; this is encoded by the coding sequence ATGAAGTTTTGGCAAAGTGAAGAATGGCAGCGAATTGGTAAGCTGCGTGGATTGAAATTATTATTAGTTGGAATTGCCATGATTCCAAGTATTTATGCTGTAATTTTCTTGTCATCATTGTGGGATACCTACGGTAGATTAGACCATTTGCCGGTGGCCATTGTGAACAATGATCAGCCGGCCAAGATTAACGGTAAGACACAACATTTAGGACAAGACTTAACCGATAAATTATTGCGAGAACAACCGTTAAAATTACGAGAAGTTTCCTCGCAACAGGCTCGGGATGGCTTAGCATCTGGTCATTATTATATGACTATTACCATTCCTAAGAACTTTACACGTAATGCAGGAACATTGCTGAGTGATCAACCAAAGTATGCTAAAATTGCCATTGCCCAAAATGCCGGACAGAGTTTTATTGCAGAAAAAATGACAAGTTCAGCAGCGGTTAAGATTCAAGATAGTGTCAACCGCTCACTGCAAAGTGTCTATAATAAGACAATTTTGTCAGCAACAGCAGCTTCTCAAAAAGGTTTTCTAGCTGGTTCGGATGGCGCTCGTCAGCTCAATAATGGCTTGGGTCAATTAGCTGATGGTAGTCGCCAACTCAACAATGGGGCGCAAGCCTTATCACAAGGCACTTCAACTTTGGCAACAGGTTTAGCACAGTACACACAAGGTGTCGCCCAAGCTAATGGTGGTGCTGGGCAGCTCGCTAGTGGTGCGGCAACAGCTGCTAATGGCGCTAATCAGTTAGCAGTAGGGACGTCGCAATTAGCCCAAAATGCCCCAAAGTTAGCAGTTGGAAGTCAACAAGTTGCGGATGGTGCACAACAATTAGCTACTAAGTTACAAGAATTGAGCGATGGGATTGTCCAAGGGCAATCGGCAAAGGCATCTCAATTAAAGGCCTTAGAAGATGGTTTGACAACATTGACTCAGTCTGTGAATGCCATTAAATTACCTGAAACACCTGATACCCAAGCAATGACACAAGCGGGACAGGACTTACAGGCTGGCTTGACGGGGGCAAGCACAGATGCTGCGCAACTAGGCAAGTTAGCAAACGATCCAAAGTTTCAAGCTTTTCTAGCCGCTAATCCAGATATTGCCCAACAATTTAGTGCCACAACCAATGACCTGAAAGGTCATTTAACGCAAAGTGGCCAAGCTGCAGCAAGTCTAGCAAACAGTTTGGCGCAATTAAAGGGGTTGCTGCCAAAACTTGATGGTTTCAAAACGAAATTAGCGCAATTACAAGCTGGGGTTGCGCAGGCACAAGCCGGTAATAAAGCTGCTATTGATGGCTTAAACGGTAGCTTAACGCAATTGAGCCAATTATTATCACAACAATTTGTGCCAGCAGCGCAAAAATTAGCAACTGGTGCTGGTCAAGTTAATGCTGGTCAACAACAAGTCACGACAGCAGCTGCACAGTTGCAAGCAGGTGCTGGTCAATTGGCACAAGGAAATGGCCAACTTTCAGCTGGGGCCGCACAATTAAATCGTGGTCTTGGGCAACTGACAGCTAAAAACGGGCAATTGACGACGGGGGCCGGTCAATTGAACCAAGGTACGCAACAGCTGACGACGGGTACTGCCCAAGCGGTTTCTGCTTTGGGACAAGCGCAAGATGGCACGATGACCTTAGCAGCCAAGCTTGCGGATGGTGCTATTCAACTTGATCAGATTCATAGTCAACCAAGTAACGTGAAGGCCTTGACGCAACCTGTTAAGCAAACCCAAAAGAACTACTCGAATGTGGACAATAACGGGACAGGGATGACACCTTATATGATGTCAGTTGGCCTCTTTGTTGGTATGATTACGTTTAGTGCGATTTATGACTTTGTAACAGTCGCTAAAAAGCCACGTAGTGGCTTTGCTTGGTGGGCCGATAAGCAAACAGTGAATATACCTGTTTGGATTGCCCAAGCCCTCATTATTACCACGTTATTGTTGTTAGTAGATGGCTTACATCCAGAAAATGTGGTCATGCTGTACATTGTGGCATTAGTCGTTGCATTTGCCTTTAATCAATTTGTCTTGCTCTTTAGTATCATGTTTGGTAAATTAGGTTCGGGCCTCATGATTGTGGCGCTGGTACTGCAATTAAGTGCGAGTGCTGGTTCATATCCAATTGAATTATCAAATGGCTTCTTTCAAGCTATTCATCCATGGATGCCAATGACCTATTCAGTGCACGCCTTCCGTGAAGTCATTTCAATTGGCGGTCATGTTGGTGGCGACTTAGCCGTGCTATTAACTATTGGCGTGGTGTCAATGGTCCTCACATGGGGTGTTTACCATTGGAAGTTACAGCACAATGCGCTGATTTGGCCAAACCAAACGGAAACAACAAACTAA